The following proteins are encoded in a genomic region of Pikeienuella piscinae:
- a CDS encoding primosomal protein N' (replication factor Y) - superfamily II helicase, protein MTDETAPQPGKFPCETCGAALVFAPGEAVTRCPFCGAENRIEEPANPWAVEKSEAALDEQNLARALEGKLDEAEIEETRTVHCDSCGADVEFDADTHAGTCPFCASPIVTETSANRHIKPKGVLPFGLTEREARKAMTDWLGRLWFAPSGLKDYARAGRPMEGLYVPYWTYDADTETRYRGQRGDVYYVTRRVPVTVNGKTQMQLRQVPKIRWSAASGRVARFFDDVLVLASRSLPKEYADKLGPWDLSQLRPYRPAFLAGFRAEAYTVPLQDGYAEARAKMDEVIRRDIRFDIGGDQQRINAVETTISGATFKHILLPVWLAAYKYRGQTYRFIVNGRTGAVQGERPWSAWKIAAAVILGLVAAGAVGYALHASGGLR, encoded by the coding sequence GTGACGGACGAAACCGCCCCGCAGCCCGGGAAATTCCCCTGCGAGACCTGCGGCGCCGCCCTCGTCTTCGCGCCCGGCGAAGCCGTCACCCGCTGCCCGTTCTGCGGCGCCGAGAACCGGATCGAGGAGCCGGCGAACCCCTGGGCCGTCGAGAAAAGCGAGGCCGCGCTGGACGAGCAGAACCTCGCCCGCGCCCTCGAAGGCAAGCTGGACGAAGCCGAGATCGAGGAGACCCGCACCGTCCACTGCGACTCATGCGGCGCCGATGTGGAGTTCGACGCGGACACCCACGCCGGAACCTGCCCGTTCTGCGCCTCGCCCATCGTGACGGAAACCTCCGCCAACCGGCACATCAAGCCGAAGGGCGTCCTCCCCTTCGGCCTGACCGAGCGCGAGGCGCGAAAGGCGATGACCGACTGGCTCGGCCGCCTCTGGTTCGCGCCCTCCGGCCTCAAGGACTACGCCCGCGCCGGCCGGCCGATGGAGGGGCTCTACGTTCCCTACTGGACCTATGACGCGGACACCGAAACGCGCTATCGCGGCCAGCGCGGCGACGTCTACTACGTCACCCGGCGCGTTCCGGTGACGGTGAATGGCAAGACGCAGATGCAGCTGCGCCAGGTCCCGAAAATCCGCTGGTCCGCCGCCTCCGGCCGCGTCGCGCGCTTTTTCGACGACGTGCTCGTCCTCGCCTCCCGCTCGCTCCCGAAGGAATACGCCGACAAGCTCGGCCCCTGGGATCTCTCCCAACTTCGCCCGTACCGCCCCGCATTTCTCGCCGGCTTCCGGGCCGAGGCCTACACCGTGCCCCTGCAGGACGGCTACGCCGAAGCCCGCGCGAAGATGGACGAGGTCATCCGCCGCGACATCCGTTTCGACATCGGCGGCGACCAGCAGCGCATCAACGCGGTCGAGACGACGATCTCCGGCGCCACCTTCAAGCATATCCTCCTCCCGGTCTGGCTCGCCGCCTATAAATACCGGGGCCAGACCTACCGCTTCATCGTCAACGGCCGCACCGGCGCCGTGCAGGGGGAGCGGCCCTGGTCCGCCTGGAAGATCGCCGCCGCCGTGATCCTCGGCCTCGTCGCCGCCGGCGCCGTCGGCTACGCGCTCCACGCCTCCGGCGGCTTGCGTTGA
- a CDS encoding 6-hydroxynicotinate reductase, producing MTAQGKVIPPAEKIRCDACPVLCFIAEGRSGACDRYANHGGALVRLDPLTVIENGAPATPFLDAGEDADEWDGDIVKGARPFVTALGAGTTYPDYKPAPFIVSQKIEGVDMVTVVTEGIFSYCGVKVKIDTDRHIGQERALVRADGEPVGHVTTTEYGSKMLSLGGVEHLTGGGKKEGRVTCDTLLRLCNRQEVELTIDEGAALTLAAGKAPIIDGEAERLMRVGCGSAAIGMFATQWAPHADEVIVVDDHITGVLTEHQAGKMLDARPSGLRVKGRRSTPGRYFQVAGPGSGWGGTDISDPLSILRPADPKIAWPGLRLFMISTTGEDWAYFVLNDNLVPEPAETPPALLASATRVAENCEPALASVLFMGGAGGSLRSGVTENPVRLTRSVRDALANVTCGGAPTYIWPGGGITLMADVMAMPENAFGYVPTPALVAPIEFTLRREDYAALGGHLDQIREIGTVVDDGVRRIGATGNGVDPRDRRNFSWGR from the coding sequence ATGACGGCGCAGGGTAAGGTCATCCCGCCAGCGGAAAAGATCCGCTGCGACGCCTGCCCGGTGCTCTGCTTCATCGCCGAGGGAAGGAGCGGGGCCTGCGATCGCTACGCCAATCACGGCGGCGCGCTGGTCCGGCTCGACCCGCTAACGGTGATAGAGAATGGCGCCCCGGCGACGCCGTTCCTCGACGCGGGCGAGGATGCGGACGAATGGGATGGCGACATCGTCAAGGGCGCGCGTCCCTTCGTCACCGCGCTCGGCGCCGGCACGACCTACCCGGATTACAAGCCCGCCCCCTTCATCGTCAGTCAGAAGATCGAGGGCGTCGACATGGTCACCGTCGTGACCGAAGGCATTTTCAGCTATTGCGGCGTCAAGGTGAAGATCGACACCGACCGGCATATCGGCCAGGAGCGCGCGCTGGTGCGCGCCGATGGCGAGCCGGTCGGCCATGTGACGACCACGGAATACGGCTCGAAGATGCTCTCCCTCGGCGGCGTCGAGCATCTGACCGGCGGCGGCAAGAAGGAGGGGCGCGTGACCTGCGACACGCTGCTCAGGCTGTGCAACCGGCAGGAGGTCGAACTGACCATCGACGAGGGCGCGGCGCTCACCCTCGCCGCGGGCAAGGCGCCCATCATCGATGGCGAGGCGGAGCGGCTGATGCGGGTCGGCTGCGGGTCCGCCGCGATCGGCATGTTCGCGACGCAATGGGCGCCCCATGCCGACGAGGTGATCGTCGTCGACGACCATATCACCGGCGTCCTGACCGAACATCAGGCCGGCAAGATGCTCGACGCCCGCCCGAGCGGGTTGCGGGTGAAGGGCCGGCGCTCCACTCCGGGCCGCTATTTTCAGGTCGCCGGGCCCGGATCGGGATGGGGCGGAACCGATATCTCCGACCCGCTGTCGATCCTTCGCCCCGCCGATCCGAAGATCGCCTGGCCGGGGCTCCGGCTCTTCATGATCTCGACGACCGGAGAGGACTGGGCCTATTTCGTCCTCAACGACAATCTCGTCCCAGAGCCCGCCGAAACCCCGCCCGCGTTGCTCGCCTCGGCCACGCGGGTGGCGGAGAATTGCGAGCCGGCGCTGGCGTCGGTCCTCTTCATGGGCGGCGCGGGCGGCTCGCTTCGCTCCGGCGTCACGGAAAACCCGGTGCGCCTCACGCGGTCAGTCCGCGACGCGCTGGCGAACGTCACCTGCGGCGGCGCGCCGACCTATATCTGGCCGGGCGGCGGCATCACGCTGATGGCGGACGTGATGGCCATGCCGGAGAACGCCTTCGGCTATGTGCCGACGCCGGCGCTGGTCGCGCCGATCGAATTCACCCTTCGGCGCGAAGATTACGCCGCTCTCGGCGGACATCTCGATCAGATCCGCGAGATCGGGACGGTCGTCGACGACGGCGTGCGCCGGATCGGCGCGACCGGAAACGGCGTCGACCCGCGCGATCGGCGTAATTTCAGCTGGGGGCGGTGA
- a CDS encoding YifB family Mg chelatase-like AAA ATPase, translated as MALAYTVAFQGMEAREVEVQCHLAAGLPAFTLVGLPDKAVAESKERVRAALNAIGLALPPRRITINLAPADLPKEGAHYDLPIALALLAALEVAPAEEVARCTAMGELSLDGRIGAVAGALPAALAAAEAERDFICPAVCGPEAAIVGAVRVLAPETLVALINHFSGRQPLAAPEPLAPTNDGALKDLADVRGQEMARRALEVAAAGGHNMLMIGPPGAGKSMLAERLPGILPPMEPGEALEVSMIHSVAGLIRDGRIPRRRPFLDPHYGASMAAMVGGGRRAAPGQISLAHNGVLFLDELPEFARPVLESLRQPLETGETFIARANAHVRYPARFQLVAAMNPCRCGQLSDPALACSRAPTCGLDYQARISGPLLDRLDVQIELPGVTPRDLSEAPKGEPSAPVAARVARARAAQRARFEEREVKLRSNAELSGELLEEMAAPDREGRELLDRAAEKLRLTGRGYHRVMRLARTIADLEGREKVGRAHIAEAAGYRRAPLKR; from the coding sequence ATGGCGTTGGCCTATACGGTCGCATTTCAGGGCATGGAGGCGCGCGAGGTCGAGGTGCAGTGCCATCTCGCCGCCGGCCTGCCGGCGTTCACGCTGGTCGGCCTGCCGGACAAGGCGGTGGCGGAGTCGAAAGAGCGGGTGAGGGCGGCGCTGAACGCCATCGGCCTCGCGCTGCCGCCGCGGCGGATCACCATCAATCTCGCGCCGGCAGACCTGCCCAAGGAAGGCGCGCATTACGACCTTCCCATCGCGCTGGCGCTGCTCGCGGCGCTCGAGGTCGCGCCGGCGGAGGAAGTGGCGCGTTGCACGGCGATGGGGGAGCTTTCGCTCGACGGGCGGATCGGGGCGGTGGCGGGGGCGTTGCCCGCCGCACTCGCTGCGGCGGAGGCGGAGCGGGACTTCATATGCCCGGCCGTCTGCGGGCCGGAGGCGGCGATCGTCGGCGCGGTGCGGGTGCTGGCGCCTGAGACGCTGGTTGCGCTGATCAACCATTTCTCGGGCCGCCAGCCGCTCGCGGCGCCGGAGCCGCTGGCGCCCACGAATGACGGCGCGCTGAAGGACCTTGCGGATGTGCGGGGCCAGGAGATGGCGCGCCGGGCGCTGGAGGTGGCGGCGGCCGGCGGGCACAACATGCTGATGATCGGGCCGCCGGGCGCGGGGAAGTCGATGCTGGCGGAGCGGCTGCCGGGGATCCTGCCGCCGATGGAACCGGGCGAGGCGCTTGAGGTCTCGATGATCCATTCCGTCGCCGGGCTGATCCGGGACGGGCGCATCCCGCGGCGGCGGCCGTTTCTCGACCCGCATTACGGGGCCTCGATGGCGGCGATGGTCGGCGGCGGGCGGCGCGCGGCGCCGGGGCAGATCAGTCTGGCGCATAACGGGGTCCTCTTTCTCGACGAGTTGCCGGAGTTCGCCCGGCCGGTGCTGGAGAGCCTGCGCCAGCCGCTGGAGACCGGGGAGACCTTCATCGCCCGGGCCAACGCCCATGTCCGCTACCCGGCGCGATTCCAGCTGGTGGCGGCGATGAACCCATGCCGGTGCGGGCAGTTGTCGGATCCGGCGCTGGCCTGTTCGCGGGCGCCGACCTGCGGGCTGGATTACCAGGCGCGGATTTCGGGGCCGCTCTTGGACCGGCTCGACGTGCAGATCGAATTGCCGGGGGTGACGCCGCGCGATCTTTCGGAGGCCCCGAAGGGGGAGCCATCCGCCCCCGTCGCGGCGCGGGTGGCGCGGGCGCGGGCGGCGCAGCGGGCGCGGTTCGAGGAACGGGAGGTGAAGCTGCGGAGCAATGCGGAGCTTTCGGGGGAATTGCTGGAGGAGATGGCGGCGCCGGACCGGGAGGGGCGGGAGCTTCTGGACCGGGCGGCGGAGAAATTGCGGCTGACCGGGCGCGGCTATCACCGGGTCATGCGGCTGGCGCGGACCATCGCCGACCTTGAAGGGCGAGAGAAGGTGGGGCGGGCCCATATCGCCGAGGCGGCGGGCTATCGGCGGGCGCCGTTGAAACGGTGA
- a CDS encoding amino acid synthesis family protein, translating into MPEVEIRKIVTVLEEIRHEGGPPPAIPLRRAGIIAVIANPFAGRFEPEITGFMENLKPLGLDMAGRLVAMLGGDAGVVEGYGKGAVIGAAGELEHGALWHAPGGYAMRELLGDAKAIVPSAKKVGGVGARLDVPVTHINASYVRSHFDAMELGVSDAPRAGEMALMLVMTTGARIHARAGGLSAADARGGDGLR; encoded by the coding sequence ATGCCTGAGGTCGAGATACGAAAGATCGTCACCGTGCTGGAGGAGATCCGCCACGAAGGCGGCCCGCCGCCCGCAATCCCCCTCCGCCGGGCCGGGATCATCGCCGTGATCGCGAACCCGTTCGCCGGCCGCTTCGAGCCGGAGATTACCGGCTTCATGGAGAACCTGAAGCCGCTCGGCCTCGACATGGCGGGCCGGCTGGTCGCGATGCTCGGCGGCGATGCGGGCGTTGTCGAGGGCTATGGGAAAGGCGCGGTGATCGGCGCGGCGGGCGAACTTGAGCACGGCGCGCTCTGGCATGCGCCGGGCGGCTACGCGATGCGGGAATTGCTCGGCGACGCGAAGGCCATCGTCCCTTCGGCGAAGAAGGTCGGCGGCGTGGGCGCCCGGCTCGACGTGCCGGTCACCCACATAAATGCGAGCTATGTCAGAAGCCATTTCGACGCGATGGAGTTGGGCGTGAGCGACGCCCCCCGCGCCGGTGAGATGGCGCTGATGCTGGTGATGACCACCGGCGCGCGCATCCACGCCCGCGCCGGCGGGCTCAGCGCCGCGGATGCGAGGGGCGGGGACGGTCTGCGATGA
- a CDS encoding MarR family winged helix-turn-helix transcriptional regulator: MTSDATADQTQTTPRYRLDKQVGFLLRLANQRHTAIFQQNALRELTPTQFAALMRIAEIGPVSQNQLGRMTAMDVATIKGVVERLRRKGLVRSGPDPIDRRRTRIALSESAEALLDDLRDMGRRITEETLAPLSPTDRRVFLALLARMI, encoded by the coding sequence ATGACGAGCGACGCGACCGCCGACCAGACGCAGACGACGCCCCGTTACCGGCTGGACAAGCAGGTTGGTTTCCTCCTGCGGCTCGCCAACCAGCGGCACACGGCGATCTTCCAGCAGAACGCGCTGCGCGAACTCACCCCGACGCAGTTCGCGGCGCTGATGAGGATCGCCGAGATCGGCCCGGTTTCACAAAATCAACTCGGGCGGATGACGGCGATGGACGTCGCGACAATCAAGGGCGTGGTCGAAAGGCTTCGCCGCAAGGGGCTGGTCAGGTCGGGCCCCGATCCGATCGACCGGCGGCGCACCCGCATCGCGCTGAGCGAGTCCGCGGAGGCTCTGCTGGACGACCTGCGCGACATGGGGCGGCGGATCACCGAAGAAACCCTCGCCCCGCTCTCCCCGACCGACCGCCGCGTCTTTCTCGCACTGCTCGCCCGGATGATCTGA
- the dapB gene encoding 4-hydroxy-tetrahydrodipicolinate reductase, translating to MEPMNVSVLGCSGRMGRMLIRAVDENEGARLVGVTEREGHDWAGRDLGTCLGGPERGLKVETDPLEVFARSEAVLDFTTPAASVAHAELAAQARAVHVVGATGHEPGQLEKFTAAARHTAIVRAGNMSLGVNLLAALTRKVAAALDADFDIEIVESHHRMKIDAPSGTALMLGEAAAAGRGVALDAVADCGRDGETGIRARGHIGFAALRGGDVVGEHDVIFAGTGERLILRHIATDRMLFARGAVKAALWARGRKPGEYDMMDVLELGK from the coding sequence ATGGAGCCGATGAACGTGTCAGTGCTGGGCTGCTCCGGCCGCATGGGCCGGATGCTGATCCGCGCGGTGGACGAGAACGAGGGCGCGCGCCTTGTCGGCGTGACCGAGCGCGAAGGCCACGACTGGGCGGGGCGCGACCTCGGGACCTGCCTCGGCGGCCCGGAGCGCGGCCTGAAGGTCGAGACCGACCCGCTGGAAGTTTTCGCCCGGTCCGAGGCCGTCCTCGACTTCACCACCCCCGCCGCCAGCGTCGCCCACGCCGAACTCGCCGCCCAGGCCCGCGCCGTCCATGTCGTCGGCGCCACCGGCCATGAGCCCGGCCAGCTCGAAAAATTCACCGCCGCCGCCCGCCACACTGCCATCGTGCGGGCCGGCAACATGTCGCTCGGCGTCAATCTCCTCGCCGCGCTGACCCGCAAGGTCGCCGCCGCCCTCGACGCCGATTTCGACATCGAGATCGTCGAGTCCCATCACCGCATGAAGATCGACGCCCCCTCCGGCACCGCGCTGATGCTCGGCGAAGCCGCCGCCGCCGGCCGCGGCGTCGCGCTCGACGCCGTCGCCGACTGCGGCCGCGACGGCGAGACCGGAATCCGCGCCCGCGGCCATATCGGCTTCGCCGCCCTCCGCGGCGGCGACGTCGTCGGCGAACACGACGTGATCTTCGCCGGGACAGGCGAACGCCTCATCCTCCGCCACATCGCCACCGACCGGATGCTGTTCGCGAGGGGCGCCGTGAAGGCGGCGCTCTGGGCGCGGGGGAGGAAGCCGGGGGAGTATGACATGATGGATGTGCTGGAGTTGGGGAAGTAG
- a CDS encoding UPF0280 family protein has protein sequence MERPFARFLPDERRLHLRHGPIDLVIDAEGPGRIAALGAAEARFATILEELVAELPRLRRQSGGAPPKGAVARRMFAAALPHAARVFVTPMAAVAGAVADEILAAMRAAGPLLKAHVNNGGDIAIHLADGESAAAAICGLDGGEIGRIRIGASDGVGGVASSGRGGRSLSLGIAENVTALASSAAAADAAATLIANAVDLPGHPAIARTPARALDPDSDLGERLATTGCGRLAPGEVAAALDAGLVEARRMQAAGLIKGAALTLQGVTIAATDGAGRIEMNRMKGIAEHA, from the coding sequence GTGGAGCGCCCCTTCGCCCGATTCTTGCCCGATGAACGGCGGCTTCACCTCAGACACGGGCCGATCGACCTCGTGATCGACGCCGAGGGGCCGGGCCGAATCGCGGCGCTCGGCGCCGCCGAGGCGCGCTTCGCCACCATCCTTGAAGAACTTGTCGCAGAGCTGCCGCGGCTGCGACGCCAATCCGGTGGCGCGCCGCCCAAGGGCGCCGTCGCCCGCCGGATGTTCGCCGCCGCCCTGCCCCACGCCGCGCGCGTTTTCGTCACGCCGATGGCGGCGGTCGCCGGCGCCGTGGCGGATGAAATCCTCGCCGCGATGCGCGCCGCAGGCCCCCTCTTGAAGGCGCATGTCAACAATGGCGGCGATATCGCGATTCATCTCGCGGACGGCGAAAGCGCCGCGGCGGCGATCTGCGGCCTCGATGGCGGTGAGATCGGACGCATCCGCATCGGCGCGAGCGATGGCGTCGGCGGCGTCGCCAGCAGCGGACGGGGCGGACGCTCGCTCTCGCTCGGGATCGCTGAGAACGTGACCGCGCTGGCGTCGAGCGCCGCCGCCGCGGACGCCGCCGCGACGCTGATCGCCAACGCCGTCGACCTGCCCGGCCATCCCGCGATCGCCCGCACGCCGGCGCGCGCTCTCGACCCCGACAGCGACCTTGGCGAACGGCTGGCGACCACGGGCTGCGGCCGGCTCGCGCCGGGCGAGGTTGCGGCGGCTCTGGACGCCGGGCTCGTCGAAGCGCGACGGATGCAGGCGGCCGGCCTTATCAAGGGCGCCGCGCTGACGCTTCAGGGCGTCACCATCGCCGCGACGGACGGCGCCGGCCGGATCGAGATGAACAGAATGAAGGGAATCGCCGAACATGCCTGA
- a CDS encoding amino acid synthesis family protein: MKATIRKIVVTVEETRIEAGRAIAPPTRKAVAAAIIANPFAGRYVDELTPLTEIGEELGALLGKACVEALGVAPAAVESYGKAALVGEDGEIEHAAAILHPRLGAPLRAAVGGGAALVPSGKKRGGPGRTLDIPLGHKRAAYVRSHFDGAEITIHDAPRAAEIVVAIAVTDSGRPAPRVGGLTAEGAEGRDGLR, from the coding sequence ATGAAAGCCACCATCCGGAAGATCGTCGTCACCGTGGAGGAGACCCGGATCGAAGCCGGCCGCGCCATCGCCCCGCCGACGCGAAAGGCCGTGGCGGCGGCGATCATCGCCAACCCGTTCGCAGGGCGGTATGTCGACGAGCTTACCCCGCTGACCGAGATCGGCGAGGAACTCGGCGCGCTGCTGGGGAAAGCCTGCGTCGAGGCGCTTGGCGTCGCGCCGGCGGCGGTGGAAAGCTACGGCAAGGCCGCGCTGGTGGGCGAGGATGGCGAGATCGAACATGCGGCGGCGATCCTCCACCCGCGCCTCGGCGCGCCGCTCCGCGCAGCGGTAGGCGGCGGCGCGGCGCTGGTGCCGTCCGGCAAGAAACGTGGCGGACCGGGGCGGACACTCGACATTCCCCTCGGACACAAGCGCGCCGCTTACGTCCGCTCTCATTTCGACGGCGCCGAAATCACCATCCATGACGCCCCGCGCGCCGCCGAGATCGTCGTCGCCATCGCCGTGACCGATAGCGGCCGCCCCGCCCCGCGCGTCGGCGGCCTGACCGCAGAGGGCGCGGAAGGGCGCGACGGGCTTCGTTAA
- a CDS encoding molybdopterin-dependent oxidoreductase: MDKRVANDLTAFRLNGAPAAAAPRAGERLSETLRERLGARDVKVGCDAGDCGACTVLIDGAPVCACLTPSLSVAGAEVETLAGLIRSAPEARALAEAFQDHGAAQCGICTPGMMVAAVALLRRAPAPGVAAVERALAGVLCRCTGYRKIIDAVMDVGAPARHAPESGEVGAAIRRIDGAAKVEGRESFGDDGAPPDTLALRVIRSPYPRASFLMGDLDDWAAARPGVVATLTATDIRGRNAFGVIPAFVDQPVFAEREARFRGEAVAAVIGAPDAIAALDDKDFPVEWTPLNAVETVPAALDAGAPQLHPDRPGNIMCRGFVRTGDAEAALARADIVAEGVFETGFVEHAYIEPEAGYATLEGDRVEIHACTQAPVMDRDSLAEILDMDRAHVRIVPTAVGGGFGSKLDLSVQPYLALGALKTGRPVRLTYSRGESMRSTTKRHPATMRVRIGATRDGRLSGLSFSGDFNTGAYASWGPTVANRVPVHASGPYRIADYLAEARAVHTHNPPSGAFRGFGVPQAAIAQESLFDELAERFGIDPLEFRIQNALENGAPTVCGQIFRQGVGARACLEALRPAWKARRAEARASNDAAKRGGRPERRGVGVAAGWYGCGNTSLPNPSTIKAGVDASGVITLHQGAMDIGQGANTVIAQIFAEALGAPVERLRLLGADTDITPDAGKTSASRQTFITGNAARLAGQALRAALLKLCNAGPEARIEPEAGAIRVIEDGRAHLLPLAGMATDSEGYVLKVTETYDPPTKPLDENGQGEPYAQFGYAAHLAVVEVDIELGTVRATGFTAAHDVGKAINPMLVEGQVQGGVAQGLGMALMEEYLPGRTENLHDYLIPTIGDVPPIETIIVEEPDEHGPYGAKGLGEHALIPTAPALLNAIRAACGVRIRRVPATPSRVRALIRGEELE, from the coding sequence CGCCTGAACGGCGCGCCAGCCGCCGCCGCACCCCGCGCTGGCGAGCGGCTTTCCGAGACGCTGCGCGAACGGCTTGGCGCGCGCGACGTGAAGGTCGGCTGCGACGCCGGCGATTGCGGCGCCTGCACCGTTCTGATCGACGGCGCCCCGGTCTGCGCCTGCCTCACGCCCAGCCTGTCCGTCGCCGGCGCCGAGGTGGAGACGCTCGCCGGGCTGATCCGAAGCGCGCCGGAAGCGCGGGCGCTGGCCGAGGCGTTTCAGGATCACGGCGCCGCGCAATGCGGCATCTGCACACCCGGAATGATGGTTGCGGCGGTCGCCCTGCTTCGGCGCGCGCCGGCGCCGGGGGTCGCCGCCGTGGAGCGGGCGCTGGCCGGCGTCCTCTGCCGCTGCACCGGCTATCGCAAGATCATCGACGCGGTGATGGACGTGGGCGCGCCCGCCAGACACGCGCCGGAATCAGGCGAGGTCGGCGCCGCCATCCGGCGCATCGACGGCGCCGCCAAGGTCGAGGGGCGGGAGTCGTTCGGCGACGATGGCGCCCCGCCGGATACGCTGGCGCTCCGCGTGATCCGTTCGCCGTATCCGCGCGCCAGCTTCCTGATGGGCGATCTGGATGACTGGGCGGCGGCGCGTCCGGGCGTCGTCGCGACGCTGACGGCAACCGACATCAGGGGACGGAACGCCTTCGGGGTGATTCCGGCCTTCGTCGATCAACCCGTCTTTGCGGAACGCGAAGCCCGGTTCAGAGGCGAAGCGGTGGCGGCGGTGATCGGCGCGCCGGACGCCATTGCGGCGCTAGACGATAAGGATTTCCCCGTCGAGTGGACGCCGCTCAACGCCGTTGAGACAGTTCCGGCGGCGCTTGACGCGGGCGCGCCGCAACTGCACCCGGACCGCCCCGGCAACATCATGTGCCGCGGCTTCGTCCGGACCGGCGACGCCGAGGCGGCGCTGGCGCGCGCCGACATCGTCGCGGAAGGCGTGTTCGAAACCGGCTTCGTCGAGCACGCATATATCGAGCCCGAAGCCGGCTACGCGACCCTCGAAGGCGACCGCGTCGAGATTCACGCCTGCACCCAGGCGCCGGTGATGGACCGCGACTCGCTGGCGGAGATCCTCGACATGGATCGCGCGCACGTCCGCATCGTCCCCACCGCAGTCGGCGGCGGCTTCGGCTCCAAGCTCGACCTGTCAGTGCAACCGTATCTGGCGCTCGGCGCGCTCAAGACGGGCCGGCCGGTGCGGCTGACCTATTCGCGCGGGGAATCGATGCGCTCCACGACCAAACGCCACCCGGCGACGATGCGCGTCCGGATCGGCGCAACGCGGGACGGCCGGCTGAGCGGGCTGTCCTTCAGTGGCGATTTCAACACCGGCGCCTACGCCTCCTGGGGGCCAACGGTGGCGAACCGGGTCCCGGTGCATGCGTCCGGACCCTACCGGATCGCCGACTATCTGGCCGAGGCTCGGGCCGTCCACACACACAATCCCCCTTCCGGCGCCTTTCGCGGCTTCGGCGTGCCGCAAGCCGCCATCGCGCAGGAATCGCTCTTTGACGAGCTGGCGGAGCGGTTCGGAATCGATCCGCTGGAGTTCCGCATCCAGAACGCGCTGGAGAACGGCGCACCGACCGTATGTGGGCAGATATTCAGGCAAGGCGTCGGCGCCCGCGCCTGTCTTGAAGCACTCCGCCCGGCGTGGAAGGCGAGGCGCGCAGAGGCGCGGGCGTCCAACGACGCGGCGAAGCGAGGAGGACGGCCGGAGCGGCGCGGCGTCGGCGTCGCCGCCGGCTGGTATGGCTGCGGCAACACTTCGCTGCCCAATCCCTCCACCATCAAGGCGGGCGTCGATGCTTCGGGCGTCATCACCCTCCATCAGGGTGCCATGGATATCGGCCAGGGGGCGAACACGGTGATCGCGCAGATCTTCGCCGAAGCGCTCGGCGCGCCGGTGGAGCGCCTCCGGCTGCTCGGGGCCGATACCGACATCACACCGGACGCCGGCAAGACCTCCGCCTCGCGCCAGACCTTCATCACCGGCAACGCCGCCCGCCTCGCCGGCCAGGCGCTGCGCGCGGCGCTCCTGAAACTCTGCAACGCCGGGCCGGAGGCGCGGATCGAACCCGAAGCCGGCGCGATCCGGGTGATCGAGGACGGGCGCGCACATCTCCTGCCGCTCGCCGGCATGGCGACCGACAGCGAGGGCTACGTCCTGAAGGTCACGGAGACCTACGATCCGCCGACCAAACCGCTGGACGAGAACGGCCAGGGCGAGCCTTACGCGCAGTTCGGCTACGCCGCGCATCTCGCCGTGGTCGAAGTCGATATCGAGCTTGGAACGGTGCGGGCGACCGGCTTCACCGCCGCCCACGATGTCGGCAAGGCGATCAACCCGATGCTGGTCGAGGGGCAGGTCCAGGGCGGCGTCGCGCAGGGGCTCGGCATGGCGCTGATGGAGGAATACCTGCCGGGCCGCACCGAGAACCTGCATGATTACCTGATCCCGACCATCGGCGACGTGCCCCCGATCGAGACGATCATCGTCGAGGAGCCGGACGAGCACGGCCCTTACGGGGCCAAGGGCCTTGGCGAGCATGCGCTCATCCCGACCGCGCCGGCGCTCTTGAACGCGATCCGCGCCGCTTGCGGCGTCCGGATCAGGCGGGTTCCGGCGACGCCTTCGCGGGTGAGGGCGTTAATCCGGGGAGAGGAGCTGGAATGA
- a CDS encoding HD domain-containing protein — translation MDNENLIAVRDYARKIHNGQLRKGGDPYFHHVVEVEELCRELFDGNQLGLQGDDERFNVLATALLHDSIEDTAADYEDIEHVSNRQVADWVKLLSEDKRKPKIIRRREYLEVLGASCSVVQAIKLADIYSNVTGITFREENDWIKRYLELSLEVIERLRLVKELDLYFKCLDAISVVESKLTI, via the coding sequence TTGGATAACGAGAATCTTATTGCAGTAAGAGATTACGCTCGCAAGATCCACAATGGACAGCTACGAAAAGGCGGAGATCCCTACTTTCATCATGTCGTCGAGGTTGAAGAATTGTGTCGCGAGTTATTCGACGGCAACCAACTCGGCCTCCAGGGCGATGACGAGAGATTTAACGTTCTTGCGACCGCATTACTTCACGACAGCATTGAGGATACGGCAGCAGACTATGAAGACATAGAGCATGTGTCTAATCGCCAAGTCGCTGACTGGGTCAAACTGCTTTCTGAAGATAAAAGAAAGCCAAAGATAATTCGACGGCGCGAATACCTTGAGGTATTAGGCGCGTCGTGTTCCGTGGTCCAGGCGATCAAACTCGCTGACATATACTCAAACGTTACAGGAATTACGTTCAGAGAGGAAAATGACTGGATTAAACGTTACCTTGAATTATCCCTTGAGGTTATTGAAAGATTACGGTTAGTTAAAGAGTTAGATTTGTATTTTAAATGCCTCGATGCGATTTCGGTCGTTGAGTCAAAGCTCACAATATAG